The DNA region AGACGGACCCCGCCGCGTTCGGCAACAACCGGATCACCGTGGATCTGCCCTTGGTCGCCTCGGACCCGTTCTTCGCTTCGCCCGCCTCGATGGGGACGTGGCGCAACAACGAGGACACCGCCACGCCGCTGGACGCGTTGGAAGAATTGGTGCGAAAGGTGATCCCGGACGCGGACTTCACGTTCGCGAAGACCGCGCTGGCTCTGGTCGCGGAGGCGCTGGGCAACCTGATACCGGGCATCGACGTGGGGCAGGGGCATATCGCGGTTCGCAACGACGGCGACGTGCCGGCGTGGCCCGAATACGTGATCCACTCCGGGTCCGGGGGGTTCTGCTGGCTCCCGGACGGGGACCGGATGGTGATGCTGCCGAGGCTGTTGCCCACGGACGGGAAAGTGCTCGTGTCCACCGACCCCTCCAAGAAGACCTTCACCGCTGAGAACGAGCCGGTGGACATCGGGTTCTTGGGCGTGGTGGCCCGCTCGCAGTTGTTGGACCTGGTGCTCAAACCGTTCTTGGAGGCCACGGAGCCGTTGTGGCGGCGCGGCGCGGAAGTGTTTTTCACCAAACCGATCCCCCCGAAGACCACCGTGCAATTGCCGGTGCGGCACTCCAACGAGAACGCCGTCATCACCGCCCGCGTCCCGCAACGCCACTACGGGCCGGGGATCTGATGCCGTCCTGGGCCGTCTCCCCGGAGTCTCTGGCCTCCACGGCGCTCTCCGTGATGACCACGCTGGTGGTGGGACCGGAGGACGACGGGGCTCCCCGCTGCGATTATTTGAAGCTCTCGGCGCGCAGGGACGCGCGCCTGGCGCAGCTCTCGCAGGCGCCGATGGTGCGGATTTGGGACCACCAAATGCGTCTTGTGGGGCAGGTGCAGGTGGAGTCCTTGAGCGCGGACGAGCTGCTGCGCGACACCGGGACGTGCCAGTTCCGGTTCCCGTTGGACTCGCATGTGGCGCGGTGGCTTCGCAACGGTCGCCGCCCGGACTCGGACGTGCATGTGACCATCGACCCGATTCCCACGGAGCGGACGTGGCGGGACCGTTGGGGCGGCAAGGCGTCCTTGGTGTCGTTCATTCGCGCCGAGGACGGGCGGGAGTGGTGCGAGGTGAAAGCCGCGCACCACTTCGAACATTTGAAACATATTATCTATAGGAATAATCCAATTACCCCACCGGAGGCGCAGGGGGTCAGGTTTTGGCTTCTGCCTGGGCCGACCCGGAGCGTCGTGTACTGGACGACGCTGCTGGCATTGGCGCAACAGTTTTTTCCGCCCCTGACCTTGGTGGACTCGTTCGCGGACCCGCTGCGGTGGGCGACGATCAACCCCCTGGATCTCTCCCCGTTGAACTGGCCGGTGCAGCCGCAGTTCGTCAACCCCTTGCTGGATCAGTCGATGTTCACGGTGCTGACCGCCTCGTTCCAGAACGCGCACGCCGCCACCGCCGATGTGCTCAAGGCGTCGGGCTGCCACATCCGCGCCTACACCTGGCTCCCCGAGGACAAGGACTCCCCGCACCCGGAGCTGGAGGCGCTGATCGGACCCTTGGCGCGCCCGTCCCGCGCGTGCGTGGTGCTGGCCTGCGAGGATTTGTCCGGGGTGACGGGGCCGACCGGGACGATATTTGACTCGGTGCTCTCCTTCGGCGCGAAGCTCTTGGACGACTCGTTGACCGAGGTGCTGCTGCCGCTGGATCTGGACGGGGACGGGCGCACGGACCCGTTCTTCCGCGCGCTCACCCTCACCGCGCCCGCTCGCCCGAAGGTGGTGTTCCGCGACGGCGACCAGACGGGGGTGATCGAGTCCAGCTATTCGCACGCCCCCGCGACCGCGCACACCGTCTCGACTGGGAAGGGCTCGCCGCCGCTGCTGAACGACGGGATTTCGTTCGGGGTCAAATATGGCTTGAGCCGTTTGCAGGATCTTTTGCAGGGCGGGCAGCTCGGCGGCACCTGGCAGGTGCCCGGCACACCGGGTTTGGACGAGCTGTACCAGGGCCAGCTGAGCAACCGTTTTTTGACGCACAAGGCGTGGACGGACGCTCTGCGGGCGTTGCGCTCGGGGGACTACGCCTACATCGCCGCGCACGAGCAGTCCGCGGTCGGGTACAGCGTGGCGGGGGCCTTGGCGATCCAGTCCGGTCTGCACAAGAACCGGCCCCGCACCACCAAGCACGTCCGCGTCCGCAACGGCGCCCCGCACTGGGTGGGCCGGGACTACACGCTGGGCACGCGCGTGCTGCACGAGCACGGCGGGGTGCTGTTCGCGGACCAGACCGGCGCGTTGGGCATCCGCATGGACCCGGACGGGCTGGTGACCAGGCCGGTGCAGATCGGGGAGGACGACGACGAGGAGAACCCCGTGGCGTCGGCGTTGCGGGCGGTGCAAGGGATTTGGGGCGCCATCGGGGCGTTCGGCGGCGCGGACGGGGGCATTTAGTGGACGACGAGGAAGAGGTCAAGGCGCTTGAGGCCGCGTGCCGCGCGGTGCCGCTGGCGTCGGGGGCGGTGCTGGATCTGCGGCTGTTCGCGAAAGAGATAGCCGAGCATCTGTTCGCGGAGGGCTGCCGCAAGAGAGCCGAGCGGGTGGAGCGGGAGTTCCCGGAACGGTTCCTCGCGGTCCCGGACAAGTTGTTGGGCGGCTGGTCGCAGCCGTGCGAAGTGGTGGACAAGAGATCGGAGGAACGCTGATGGCCGATGTGCCGCAGCCGGGGGACAAGGTGTATATGTTCTCGGCGGACGCGAGGATGGACTTCCAGGGGATCGTGCTCGACCCGGACGTGCCGTTGAACATGGCCGCGACCATGCAGATGGTCGGCATGAACGGGGTGGTGACCTTCCCGGTGCTGGTGGGGCGGCAAGGCCCGCCCGGGGTGGACCGCCCGATCATCAAATTGATCTACGACCCGCAGATAGACGACGCCTCGAAGCTGCCGCAGCTGACGAACACCCCCGAGGACGTGCAGAAGGGGTATGTCATCGGTTCGCTCTGCCACTGGTGGGACGGGCGGCAGTGGCGGGGAATCCAACTGGGCGTGCCGGGGCCAAGTGGCCCGGTGCCGATCATCTCGTGGTCGGTGGTCTTGTTGGACCCGGACGGCTCCGAGGAGTCGAACGTGAAGGTCACGGGCTCGGACGCGGCTCCGGGGGTCCAGTTGCGCCTCAAGGTGCCCAAGGGTCCGAAAGGCGATTCGGGGAGCATCCGCCTTGCGAGCGACTACGACGACGCGACGCCGCCCGCTGTCGGGGACCTGCTCACGTGGACCCCGGAGAAGAAATGGGCGCCGCGATCTTTGGGCAAGGAGGACGTGGCCTATTACACGGTGCCGCAGAGCCAGTTCAAGGCGCAATCGCTGGTGGTGGGCGCGAACGTCCCGGTCGGGTCGTTCACGATCCCCAAGCAGTCCTTCGACTGGAAGCCGTGGGTGTCGGGGTGCGTGAAGATCACCGGGGCGGAACTGGACTTGGACCCGTTCTCCTCGCGCATCGAGGTCCGCAAGGACTCGATGGACGGCCCGTTGTGCGCGGTGGGGTTCGGGACGCCCACGACGATGACCGTGGTGTCGCCGCATTTCTCCTCGCCGGGCAACAAGACGGCGGCGGTGAACGCGAACAACGACGCGATGCGCTGCGAGGCGGGCAAAGACGCGGTGTTCCACGTCGTGATCGCGATGGATCAGGGCATCGGCGGGGTGTACTCGTACAACCCGGACTGGACGGAGTTCCATGTCGAGTGCAAGCGGGTGAACTAGGGTGCCGCGCGCGCATCAGACGGCCCCGGTGGAGATCGACAAGAACCCGGAGCACCGGCTGGGGGTGAACGCCCACAAAGACCCTGTCGATTTGCAGAAGATCGCGCAAATGCAAGTCCAAGGCTTGCTGAACGCGATCAAGCTGTTCACCGGGCTCGACCTCGCGGACCCCGGCAAGCTGTTGGAGTCCGTCGTCAGCGGCGCGGCGGGGTTCGCGGGCGCGGTCCTGAACGCTTTGACTTCGGCGCTCGGCTTCGATTTGTCGGCCAAGCTCCGCGAGTTCGAGCAGGCGCTTGAGGAAGTGCCGGTGCTCGGGGACATCGTGAAGGCCCTCACGGGCAAGGCCGGGGGCGCGGGGGATTTGGAGGCGTGGGCGCAGTCGTTGCCCGCGCAAGCGGAGCAGGCCGCGCACGACGCGATAGCGCAGGTGAACACGCTCGTGGGGGAGTTGGCGCACGGCGCGGAGACGGTCGGGCAGACCCTCGCGGACACCATCGGGTCGGTGGTGGACCTGCTCGCGGGCACGCACCAGCAGACCCAGGACAACACGGCCGCGATCACGGCTTTGTCAACTATCGCCCCGACGAACGTGGTCACCAGTTTGGCGTCTTCGACGGACCCGAACGACATCCCCGCCTTCGACCGGATCCTGATGGTCCCCATCGCGGCGACGGCCTCGGCGGGGGCGCACACCCACACGTACAGCAGCGGCGGCACGGGCCAAGGCACCACCTCCACGGCGGGGGCGCACACGCACGCCATCGGCTCCGACGCGTGGGGGTACGCCCCGGAGGACAAGGAGCTGGTGCTGGTCTTCATCCGCTCCGACCGCAAACAATCGGTGAACGCGGTCAAGGTCATCACCGCCGTGACGGGCTGGTCCCTCGGCGGCGTGAGCACCGTGCAGTTGAGCCTGCACGCCTACAGCCAGCCCGACGCGGCCCTGAAACTGTTGGCGACCACCAGCAACCAGAAAGACGTCATCACCACCGCCGCGCAGGAGTACGCCATCGGGCTCGGCAGCACCTTCGACGTGCTCCCCGGCCACGTCCTCGCGATCGGCGTGTGGCAGCAGGTCAACCTCTTCGGGGCCACGCGCAAGCTCGCCGGCATCCCGCAAGTGGGGGTCAAGCCCCGCACCGGGGCGCCGGTCAAAACGATCCTCGGCAAGATCACCGGGCAGTCGTCCATCCCGGCAACGATCAAGCTCTCCGACGTCGCGTGGAACTACAACGCCGCCGTGTGGGGGGCCTTGACGCTCGCCTGAGCGTGTGCGGCTCGCGCCGCAGACGGGCAATCGCCGCATCGCGGCGCGGAAGGAGAAAAAGATTATGACGGATCCGTATGGGCTGCCGGTCGGCTCGGACGTGCGCCAGGGCGCGCGGGGGTTCCCCGAATGGGTGTACGCGCTCGGCGCGGCGTTCGGTTTGGACGCCTCCACGTATCCGGGGCACCAGGAGCGCGCGGGCCTCAACCAGGGGATCGACTGGTGGCCGAAAGGCAGAGCGGACATGACGGGGGCCTCCTACACCCCGGCGCAGCGTTTGGCGTTGGGGCGGTTCGCCCTGTGGGCCGGGACTCAGCCGGGGGTGGAGCAGGTGATTTGGTGCGACCCGGTTTCCGGGGTGAAGACGGGGTTCTTCATGGGGGAGCGGGTGGGTCCGGGCACCGCGCAGCCGGGGTACTACCGCGACGACTGGTCCGGGCACACCGGGCACGTGCACACCAGGATTGTGCGGGCGCTCGCAGCGCCCGACGACATCGGACAGGAAGGGAACAGCATGCCTTTGTGGGGCGTGGACATCAGCAACAACAACGGGGCCGTTGATCTGGCGCAGGTCAAAGCGGAAGGCTTCGATTTCGTCGCGGCGAAGGTCACCGAAGGCACGGGGTTCAAGGACTCGTATTGGCCGCGCAACCGGGACGCCGCGCGCGCCAACGACCTGATCCTGATCGGCTACCACTACGTGCGGGACGGGGACGCGGAGGGTCAGGCCGCGAACCTCGCCGCGCACATCGGGGACACGAGCGTGCCGGTCGCCCTGGACTTCGAGTCCGGCTCCGGGGGGTACGCGAACTTCCAGGCGGTGAAATCAGCGGTGGAGCGGCGGGGGATGCGGGTCGCGCTCTCCTACATCCCGCGCTGGTACTGGCAGCGGATCGGCTCCCCGGACATCTCGGACGCGCCGGGGTTGTGGGCGTCGGCGTACGTGAACGGGACGGGCTACGCCTCCGTGCTGTATCCGGGCGACGAATGGTCGGGCTGGCAGCCCTACGGCGGGGGTGAGCCGAAAATCTTGCAGTTCAGCTCAAGCGCCCACGTCGCCGGGAAGAGCGTGGACGTGAACGCCTTCCGGGGCGCCCGTGAGGAGCTGCTGTCTTTGTTGGGCGCCACCGCTCCCGCGCAGCCCACAGCGAGCCTCGACCAGTTGGTGCTTGACCAGCTCGTCGGGCCGGGATTCCACGGTTGGCCGCAGCTCGACAACAAGTCCGTCGTGGACTTCCTCGCCTCGTGGCGCGAGGAGCAGCGCACAGCGAACAAAGCCATGGCGGACGCTTTGGCGCTTCTCCTGAAAGGAACAACCCAGTGAACGTGATATCCCTCCCCTACAAGTGGCGCGTCGCCCTCTACCAGGTGCTCAAACTCGCGAGCGCCGCTGTCGGCGCGTTGTTCGTGATCGCGCCCTTGTTCGGGTGGGAGCTGCCGAACACGAAACTCGACGCCCTCGACCAACTGGTATTCGCCGTCGTCAGCCTCTTGGGGCTCGGGGCGGGTTCGGTCGCTACAGAGCACGCGAAGATCTCCACGGACGGGCCGCTCCCGGACCCCCGCGCCCAGGCGCCGCAACCGGACCCTATGGCGGTCGCCGCGCAAACCGTCGCAATGACCATTGAGGGCGTGCTGGCACAGTTGGAGCGCTTGGCGAAGCCGCAGGGCGAGTGATGCTCAAACAGATCCTCGCGGACATCGCGCCTCTCGGGCCGACAGGGCTCCTCTCTGTCATGGTGGTGTTGATCATGACCGGGCGCATGCTGCCCTTGCGGGAGGTGCGGCGGATGGAGCAGATGCTCAGCGAGCACATCGCGCGGCTTGAGCGGGCCAACGCGATTCAGGCCGAGACCATCGAGCAGCAGCACGAGACGGTGCGGGAGCTGATGGAGGGAGCGCGCCTGTCCACGGATCTGGTGTCCGCGATGAAGACCTCGGGGGGCGTGTGATGCGTTGGCCGTGGCAGTTGCGCGAGTCCGTGGAGTTCGACGGCGAGGATTTGGACCGCAGGGTGCGTGAGGCGCAGCACGCGAAAGACCGCGCGGACAAGCTGCGCGAGGAGGCCGCGCCGCTGGTCGCGCTCGCGCGCCGCCAACGGCGGGAGAACGGTTTCGGCGCGGCCGTGGAACGGACGATGAGGAGACGGCATGCGTAGCAGGGAATCAGCTGTCGGCGCGGCGTCGGCCGCAGCGGTCGCGGCGGCGTCTTGGCGCTGGCTGGGATGGGGCAGGGTGGACGACGCGCTTTTGACCGCAGCCGCCCTCGCGTCGGTGCTCTTCAGCCTCATGTACTGGCGGCAGGCCCGGGGATACATGAACCGCGCCGGGAGGGCCGTGCTGTGGGTGTTGGCCGCTCTGTCGGCGGTGTTGGCGCAAAACACCCTCAGCGTGTGGACCGAGCAGGACTACCCAGGCCGCGATCTCGTCCGCACAGTCCTCTACGGGGCGCTGCTGTTCACCCTCGCCCGCCTGACCGCCACCGCCCTCGCGTACCGCAAGAAACACTAAGACCGTCTACACTCTCATCCGGCCGCGCGCCCGTCCCTCATCCATAGGGCGCGCGGCCCTCACACACCAAGGGCTTTCCCGTGGCCGCTATGCGGTGATGTTGAACAGCCAAGGGCGCTTCTCGTCTCAGTGGTGGAGGATTGATAAGAACGCTGCGGGGATGCTGATGTAGAAGACCGGCCAGCCGAAGTAGAAGACCATACCGGCCAGCGAAGCCGCTATGACACCTCTTCCGGCGTTCCGCCATCGCTCATCGACCCTGAACAGATAGACGCCGACTCCGAGCGAGACAAGGAGGATGAACCCGAATTTTGATTCCAGGGTGAACCCCAGGAGTATGAGTGTCCCGCTGGCGAGCAGGCACCAGAAAAAGCTAATGGGGCTGTCCGCTGGTGGTGTCTTCTCGGTTTTTGTCTTGTCGTTCAAAATGTCACGTTCTCTCTCAGCACGGCAAGCGCGACTGGCACGATAAGGCATCCGATGGCCGCGCCACGCCATAGAGGGGTTCTCTTGATCAGGGGCAGCAGCAACCCCGCGCAAGCCATGATCAAGCATGTCATGATCAGCGCGGGTCGTTGGCTTGCCGCTTCATGCGGAAGGAAGTAACGGATCAGCGAGTACAGGATCTCGCAGACTGCGGTCAGGATAGGAGCGCTCCATGTCGCGGCGTTCCATGACACAGCGGGGAATCTTATAGTCGGCATCAGTTCACCACTGAATATGTGTCGCGTCTTTGGTGGAGAAGAGGGCGAGGAACATTCCGGGGATCGTGTAGAGAAACAGCCAAAAAACATATCTGAGCAGCAAAGCGGAGACTGTCGCGGCCAACATGCCCATACCGATTTTTCTTTGCTTACCGGTTGTGAGCGACATAGCGAGTCCCGACAAAAACAGAATCAGCACTGTTGGCACGTACCAAGCCATATGCAGGGCGGCGACCGCCATAAGCGCTGCGGACGTCAAGACCAGGGCCGCGAAACTTTCCGGGCCGTGAAGCCGCTGGGCAGGTGCTGTGTCGTCGCTCTCGCGGTCTCGCTGGTTCATTGCGTCAACCACACGAACCAGGCCAACACGAAGGGCACCCCGAATATGCCCAACGCCACCCCGCGCGCGGTAGGGGTCCGAACGAAGACCCACAACAACAGGGACAGCGTTGAGACGATGCCGCACAAGAGCGGGAATGTTAGGGACTTGCTCCCTGGCGGCTGCAAATTGACCAGGAAGGTTATCGCCGTCAAGCAAGCGCATACTGCCACGGGCGCGCTCCACGTCGCAGCCGCCCACGACACAGCGGGGAGTTTTATGGATGGCATCAGATGTCTCCCCTCATCGCTGGAGGTTGTTGCGGCGCTACCGGGTTGAGCTGTGGCGGCGAGTCCCCATCCTCTGGGGCGAGGGTCATGGACTCGTCGGGAACGGGAACCTGCGGTCGATTGCTCGGGATGCCGGGGCCATCCCACTGCAAGCCGGGTTGATACTCCTGTATGGAACCCGTCGGGCCATTGCCGACAGGGTGCGATTTCGGCAGATTTTCCATAGGGCCGAACTCGCTTCCCGTCGCCTGATAGGCGTATGCGGTCGTTGTCGTGCCGTTCCTGTCTTGGTAGACCTCCATCGAAGGGTAGTCGCCCACTTGCCCGTCAATGTGGACCCCGTTCGCTGTCGGTGTCAAGGTGATCTCGCCGTTGACCGACAGGCCAGCAGCATGCGAGAAGAAGGGCGCCAATGGGTTGGTCGCGTCGTAGTGGATGCGCACACGTCCGTCCGTTGTTTGCTGCACGTCAATAACGGGGTCTTGCACTTCCGTTTTTCCTTGGATATCGACTGATGGGTTTTGTCTGGCGGCGACGACGCCGTTCTCGTAGTCGATGTACAGGGACACTCGGGTCTGGCGCGGGTCGAATTGTTCTTTCGGGCCGCGCGCGTCCCCAAGGTCGTTGGGCATGTTGAACACGTCTGTGGCGGGGATGTACAGGCCGACCCGGACGATTCCTTGGCCGGGGACGGCCTTGATGCGGCCGACGTCGACGCGGGCTGGCACGCCGTGGTTGCGTCCGACCATGCTGTGGGTGTCCATGATCGCGGCCATCTTCCAGTCGGCGTCGCTCTGCGGAAGCCTGCCGTACACATGCTGGAACTGGTCCGGGTCCACGCCGTGGTGTGATCCACGATCCGGGATTTCGCCGGGGTCTTGCTTGAACGGCTCGAATTTGTCCGCTTCTTTCTTCACGCTGTCGAGTTGGTCGCCCAGTTCCTCAGCGAGGTCTTTGTCTGCGGCGAGTTCTGCGGCGTTCAGTTCGTCGGTGGTCTCGTATTGGAGGGCGGATTCGCGGGTGGCTTGGGCGTGGGCGTGCAACGCCGCTGCGGCTTCTTGTGCGTTGATGTGCTGGTTGGTGATCGCGGCCATGAACGCCGCGATGAACGGGGCTCCGATGGGGCCGAGGGCTGTTGTCATCATGCCCTGGAAGACGCTGGGGTCGAACGCTATGGTTCCGTCGAGCATGAGCGCCATTTGTTCTGTCTGCTCGGCGTGCGCGAGCATGGTTTCTTGGCTCGCGTTCAAGGGTTGGCCCATGATGCTCCGATTCCTGTACAGGGGATTGTGAGTGGACTGTAGCATTCCGGTGGGATTCCAAAAACGCGAAGGCTGTGTCCGTTCAGCCCGCTAAGGCCACGGTGAGCTTGGTTTCTGCTCCTCTGAACGGATTTAGCCGACTCACGGCCTCGGAAGTTTTATGGGTCGGCACCTGTGTGTATTGCGCCGTTGTCGAGATCGAGGCGTGGCGCATGATCTCTTGCACGACCCGTATGTCAACGCCTTCGTCTAGGAGGGTTGTTCCTTGCCAGTGCCGCAACTGGTGCGGCGTGGCTCTGACCCCGGCTCTGCGCATGGTGAGGCTTATCGTCTGAGACACCGATTTGCCGCTGATGTGCATTCCGGGCCAGCGGCTATCACGGGGGAACCACCAGCCGCGCTCGGGCATCGTGGGTGCGATTGCCTGCAAAATCGGGTGCAACGGGACGAGGCGTTCCTTGTTGCCTTTGCCCAAGACTCGGACGAAAACGCCGTCCACAATGTCTTCGCCGCGCAGTTTCGCGATCTCGAAGGCCCGTAGGCCCGCGAGACAGTACAGGAGCACCATGAGCCGGGTCCGTTTGCGGTTCACGGTCTCAAGGAGGCGTGCCAAGTCTCTGTCCGAGACGGGCCGGGGCGCGCGGTCGGGGTATCGCACGGTGCCGACCTTCACCATGGGGTCGTCTGTCCGGTGCTCATGGACTTGTAGCCATTTGAACCAAGCTTTGAGGTATTGGGAGTAGGTCGCAAGGCTGGATTGGCCGAGGCTGGACTGCTGAGCGAGCCACCGTGCCACGTCTAGGGCGCTCGCTTGGCTTGGCTCGATCCCGATGGAGCTGGCGAATGACTTGATGACACGTATCCTTTCCGTGATCGTCCGTTGCGAGAGCCTGCGGGCGAGCATGAAAAGTTCCCACTCTTGCACGAGCAGCATGGCTACGTTGTGTGCGTGGTGGGTTCCGGCGACGTTGACGGGGGACAGCACGGCGGGAATATTAGCGTCCGTTAAGGAGCTATTAACCTCTTGTTGACCTTGGTTATCTATCCGAGACGGACAGGGTGCGGATTTTTTATCGTCTTGCAGAGGGTGGGGGACCGCTCGCAGTCGGCGCTCATTCTGTCGGGGTGCCATGGTCGTTCCTTGTTCGGGTTTGCCAACATCGGCAGGTGGGGTATTGTTGGTGCTCGCGCTGCGCGCAGCGCGGATGCCTCTATAGCTCAGTTGGTAGAGCAGTGGACTTTTAATCCATGGGTCCTAGGTTCGAGTCCTAGTGGGGGCACAAGATAAATCCGCTGTTCAGAGGCTTTTTCCGGTTTGCTCGCTCGCATACCGCTTCGCCCCATGCCGTGTTGATTCGTTGGCGCTCATGCCGCTGTCCTCGCCTTCTTGAAGTTCCGTAGGTCGATTGGCGAACATACGGACTTGTAATCCGCAGGTCCTCGGTTCGAGCCCGAGAGGGGGCACCACGAGCGGCTCCGAAGATCCAGGGCCGCTTCGCCGGGAAACCGAAACGCGCGTCGACGTGCTGAGATGTTGTTCGTTCGGTGGCTTCACGCGACGAGCGCGGCTCTCGGGAGTCGCTCGTGTGACTTGCGGATTTGGCTCGCTGAGAAGGTCCTCCACATGGTCTGGGCCATGCCAGGCAGGGGCTGTCGAAGGACAAGTCGTCTTTGCGCAGAGAGTGCGATGATGGTGCAGTTACAGTCCCCTTCGAGGGGGGGTTGTCCGAAGATTTCTCGTCGCGATGCCTGGTTCATCGCCGTAAGATCGCTGCCAAACGTATGACTCCCTCAACGCCGAAGAATCGAAACCAGATGACGAACTGCAGAGACGACGCACCGCTTCGGTGGTGCAGGCTATGAGCACAGCGCCTCCGTTCGCTGTCAACGTGAGTCAGCGCGATGCTCTCGCCGACCAGGGGAAGGCACGGGGACACAGGCTGTGTTCGCTCTCTATTGTCACGGACCTCGCCATGCCCGCCTTGTTTTTCTGGATAGGGCGACACGAGCGAAACCTGTCTCTCGCGGCCGCTGCGTCTGGGACCGCCGCGCTGCTCTCAGCGGGCATGTTGTTCGAGTATTCCGCCTGGCGTCGGCCATGCTTTCGAGCATCTGGAGAACGTCTTCACCATCAACCGGCCACAAACCTTCCTGCCAGAAGACGGATCAGAGTACAAGCCAGGCAATGACATGATCGACTGGCTGATCGCCAAATGACCGATTTCGCCCTACCTCTAGGATTGCACTTCCATATGACACTGGAGGCTGAATGACCTCGCTCGCCAGATCGATCGCGCCGCTCAAGGGGCGCGACTACCGACTGCTCTTCCTCTCTTGCGTCATCAGCATGCTCGGTGACGGAGTATGGCTGGTCGCGGTTCCTTGGCTGGCGATCCAGAACGGCGCCGACTCAGCAGGGGTTGGCGCCGTGGTCGGAGCCGAGTCCGTGGGGCTCATATGTTTCGTGCTCATCGGCGGCGTGCTCACTGATCGTTTTTCCAGAAAGCTTGTGGTCGGGTGGTCGCATTGCGCGAGCTTCATCGTCCTCGCCGCCTTGGGCGCCATCACCGTCACCGGAAGCATGCGACTATGGCATCTAGCGTTGTCGGCGTTTCTGCTCGGAGCCGCCGCAGCGATCAGCGGACCCGCAACTGACGCTCTCGTGCCCGACATCGTTCCGTCAGACGACCTCCA from Segniliparus rotundus DSM 44985 includes:
- a CDS encoding DUF7620 family protein — protein: MRWPWQLRESVEFDGEDLDRRVREAQHAKDRADKLREEAAPLVALARRQRRENGFGAAVERTMRRRHA
- a CDS encoding tyrosine-type recombinase/integrase yields the protein MLSPVNVAGTHHAHNVAMLLVQEWELFMLARRLSQRTITERIRVIKSFASSIGIEPSQASALDVARWLAQQSSLGQSSLATYSQYLKAWFKWLQVHEHRTDDPMVKVGTVRYPDRAPRPVSDRDLARLLETVNRKRTRLMVLLYCLAGLRAFEIAKLRGEDIVDGVFVRVLGKGNKERLVPLHPILQAIAPTMPERGWWFPRDSRWPGMHISGKSVSQTISLTMRRAGVRATPHQLRHWQGTTLLDEGVDIRVVQEIMRHASISTTAQYTQVPTHKTSEAVSRLNPFRGAETKLTVALAG
- a CDS encoding glycoside hydrolase family 25 protein codes for the protein MTDPYGLPVGSDVRQGARGFPEWVYALGAAFGLDASTYPGHQERAGLNQGIDWWPKGRADMTGASYTPAQRLALGRFALWAGTQPGVEQVIWCDPVSGVKTGFFMGERVGPGTAQPGYYRDDWSGHTGHVHTRIVRALAAPDDIGQEGNSMPLWGVDISNNNGAVDLAQVKAEGFDFVAAKVTEGTGFKDSYWPRNRDAARANDLILIGYHYVRDGDAEGQAANLAAHIGDTSVPVALDFESGSGGYANFQAVKSAVERRGMRVALSYIPRWYWQRIGSPDISDAPGLWASAYVNGTGYASVLYPGDEWSGWQPYGGGEPKILQFSSSAHVAGKSVDVNAFRGAREELLSLLGATAPAQPTASLDQLVLDQLVGPGFHGWPQLDNKSVVDFLASWREEQRTANKAMADALALLLKGTTQ
- a CDS encoding putative phage holin codes for the protein MRSRESAVGAASAAAVAAASWRWLGWGRVDDALLTAAALASVLFSLMYWRQARGYMNRAGRAVLWVLAALSAVLAQNTLSVWTEQDYPGRDLVRTVLYGALLFTLARLTATALAYRKKH